A region of Lycium barbarum isolate Lr01 chromosome 1, ASM1917538v2, whole genome shotgun sequence DNA encodes the following proteins:
- the LOC132645850 gene encoding protein VERNALIZATION 3-like: MPREREPLVVGRVIGDILDPFTRSISLRVKYRDRDVNNGCELRPSQVVNQPRVEVGGDDLRTFYTLVMVDPDAPSPSDPSLREYLHWLVTDIPATTGANFGQEIVCYESPRPSMGIHRFAFVLFRQLGRQTVYAPGWRQNFNTRDFAELYNLGLPVAAVYFNCQRENGSGGRRRSAD; encoded by the exons ATGCCAAGAGAACGAGAACCTCTAGTAGTTGGTCGTGTGATAGGGGATATATTGGACCCTTTCACAAGATCTATTAGCCTAAGAGTTAAATATAGGGACAGAGATGTTAATAATGGCTGTGAGCTTAGGCCTTCCCAAGTTGTTAACCAGCCAAGGGTCGAAGTTGGCGGAGATGATCTTCGTACCTTTTACACTTTG GTTATGGTGGACCCTGATGCTCCAAGTCCAAGTGATCCAAGTCTAAGAGAATACCTTCACTG GTTGGTCACTGATATTCCAGCTACCACAGGTGCAAATTTTG GGCAAGAAATAGTGTGCTATGAAAGTCCAAGGCCATCAATGGGAATCCATCGTTTTGCATTCGTATTGTTCAGACAATTGGGTCGACAGACAGTGTATGCTCCAGGATGGCGTCAGAACTTCAACACAAGAGATTTTGCAGAACTCTATAATCTTGGTTTACCAGTTGCTGCTGTCTACTTCAATTGCCAAAGAGAGAATGGCAGTGGTGGACGTAGAAGGTCTGCCGATTGA